One genomic window of Paraburkholderia phytofirmans PsJN includes the following:
- a CDS encoding DUF6765 family protein: MNIDFHYGVVYIAARVAGMTADNAITVAHACQYVDDATTAGILRFKGGETFERFATAHKLFDYATTEDDKNRLVWTPFHFLPAAEGSTLHEKAVCRPDSAVAREVVRRAILRRDTETGLHRLGVTLHTYVDTWAHQGFAGIESPWNRVHLLEAQDCTRKGWFAKLRLASEHLIEHIEEDVLTVALPVGHGAALHYPDQPWAKWHYIDGRNEFVQRHNLPEFVQAAEMACRAVRAYLAGRQDFENLPGMPDDVTDVLTDLLNTNRLEDDNDRLRHICRVVKAGGIPGLKESIPDYVPKGPGSWKYLATGLKFDDDTGDKPEWTNAFEKSDYRLFHDAVKQHRFVTTQEILPTHGLRIA; encoded by the coding sequence ATGAATATCGACTTTCATTACGGTGTCGTCTATATTGCCGCGCGCGTGGCCGGGATGACGGCCGACAACGCGATCACCGTGGCGCACGCCTGCCAATATGTGGACGATGCGACGACCGCGGGCATATTGCGCTTCAAGGGCGGCGAGACGTTCGAACGCTTCGCCACCGCGCACAAGCTGTTCGATTACGCTACTACCGAGGACGACAAGAACCGGCTCGTGTGGACGCCCTTTCATTTTCTGCCGGCGGCCGAGGGCTCGACGTTGCACGAAAAGGCCGTGTGCCGGCCCGATAGCGCGGTCGCGCGCGAAGTGGTGCGGCGCGCGATCCTGCGCCGGGACACCGAAACGGGATTGCATCGGCTGGGCGTGACGCTTCACACGTATGTCGATACATGGGCGCATCAAGGCTTCGCCGGGATCGAAAGTCCGTGGAATCGGGTTCATCTGCTGGAAGCTCAGGACTGCACCCGCAAAGGCTGGTTCGCCAAACTCAGACTCGCCAGCGAGCACCTGATCGAACACATCGAGGAGGACGTGCTGACCGTCGCGCTGCCCGTCGGTCACGGTGCTGCCTTGCACTATCCTGACCAGCCGTGGGCAAAATGGCATTACATCGACGGTAGAAACGAGTTCGTCCAGCGACACAATCTGCCGGAATTCGTGCAAGCGGCCGAGATGGCGTGCCGCGCGGTGCGCGCCTATCTGGCGGGGCGGCAAGACTTCGAGAATCTGCCCGGCATGCCGGACGATGTGACGGACGTGCTCACGGACCTGCTCAATACGAACCGGCTGGAGGACGACAACGATCGCTTGCGGCACATTTGCCGCGTCGTAAAGGCCGGCGGTATTCCGGGTTTGAAAGAGTCGATTCCGGACTATGTGCCAAAAGGTCCCGGCTCCTGGAAGTATCTGGCCACCGGTTTGAAGTTCGACGACGATACCGGCGACAAGCCCGAATGGACGAACGCTTTCGAGAAAAGCGATTACCGTCTGTTTCACGACGCGGTCAAACAGCACCGCTTCGTGACCACGCAGGAGATTCTGCCAACGCACGGATTGCGAATCGCCTGA